TCCGGGAGCAGCGCCAGTCGAGCAGTTCGGAACTGGGTTGCCGGCATGGCTCCGGAGTCGCTCTTTCTGAGTGTGATCACAGTGATGGAGATCGACATCGGAGTCGGCCGGGTGGAACGGCGAGATCCTCAACAGGGCAAACGACTTCGTGCTTGGCTGGACGAACGTGTGCTGCTGGCCTTCGACCTGAGGATTCTCCCGGTGGATCTGCCGGTGGCACGCTGGGCTGCGCGGAGCCACGTCCCGGATCCGCGCCCGGAGCGCGACGCTTTGATTGCAGCGACCGCGGCCGTGCACGGGATGGTGTTGGCCACCCGGAACACTCGGGACTTCAGTGCAATGCCCGTCCAACTGTTCGACCCGTGGAGCCCTTGATCGGATCGATCTCCCGGGCACGATGATCTCCGCCAGGCCGCACCTACGCCTTGACATTGTCGGCGCTCCGCCCGTTCCGAAGGACTGCCGAGCGGGCACTGCCTTGATCATGACAGCAGCCGACAGCGGTGCCCCGGGAGGCGGAGGAACGGAGCTCCCCGGGGACATCGAGGTGACCGGAACCGAGGTCCTGGTGTGGCACCCGCGCCGGAAGCTGATGGCCGCGGCCTGGGCGGGTGGCGCGGTGCTGGTCGGGGTGGTCGCCGCAGTTGCCGGATTCTGGTGGATGTTCCTGTACGTGGGGCTGGCGCTGGTGTCGGCGCCGTTCGCCTGGTTCACGTCGGTCCGGGCCAACGCCGAGGGCATCGTCGTGATCGGCGAGCTCCGCATCCGGAGACTGCCCTGGGACCGCATCGAGCGGTTCGAGCTGGGTCCGGTCAAGGGCATCTGCGCGGTGACGACCCGGGGGAAGCGGCGCCGGGTGTTCCCGTACACGATGGTCGGGCCGGTGACCCCGGAGCGGATCACCGCCACGCTCGAGCAGCTGCGCCGCGAGGCGGCAGCTCGCACCTGATCAGCGGTGGCCGGGGAGACGGACATCGGTCCGTGGGTACTCTGCAGCATGCGCGACGCCACGGACACCAGCCCCGGCCTGACGACCCGCATGTTCTCGAACCCGCAGGTGATCCTGTTCACCGACGACGTCGAGCGGGCGGTGGCGTTCTACTGCGGGCTCGGCTTCCGTGAGGTGTTCCGGGTACCGGCCGAGGGTCGGCCGATCCACGCAGATCTGGAGATGGACGGCTACCGCATCGGATTCGCCACCCTCGATTCCTCGCGCCGGGACCACGGTCTCACGCCGGCCACCGCCGGTCAGCGCTCGACTCTGACGGTGTGGACCGCTGACACCCGAGCTGCCTACGCCGACCTCGTCGCGTCCGGGGTGCCAGCTCACCGCGAGCCGGAGGTCTGGCTCGGACGTCTGCTGATCGCGTGGGTGCTCGACCCCGACGGCAACCCGGTGCAGCTCGCCCAGGAGCT
This region of Nakamurella alba genomic DNA includes:
- a CDS encoding VOC family protein, which translates into the protein MRDATDTSPGLTTRMFSNPQVILFTDDVERAVAFYCGLGFREVFRVPAEGRPIHADLEMDGYRIGFATLDSSRRDHGLTPATAGQRSTLTVWTADTRAAYADLVASGVPAHREPEVWLGRLLIAWVLDPDGNPVQLAQELSPGATSSGP
- a CDS encoding type II toxin-antitoxin system VapC family toxin, producing the protein MNHLLDTNVISELRKSGSSASRAVRNWVAGMAPESLFLSVITVMEIDIGVGRVERRDPQQGKRLRAWLDERVLLAFDLRILPVDLPVARWAARSHVPDPRPERDALIAATAAVHGMVLATRNTRDFSAMPVQLFDPWSP